One genomic window of Ramlibacter agri includes the following:
- a CDS encoding PhzF family phenazine biosynthesis protein codes for MQDRLFKQVDVFTAVPYLGNPVAVVLDAQGLATEEMQQFTRWTNLSEATFLLPPTHPEADYRVRIFYPSAELPFAGHPTLGSCHAWLEAGGKPKGEYVVQECGVGLVKLKRDGSRLAFAAPPLRRGGPLDDSDVDLIARGLGVPRSDIVAHAWCDNGPKWRGVMLKSAEQVLALKPDGAVLAGLDVGVIGPRGKVGVVAPRGNDCAFEVRAFFPANNGMGEDPVTGSLNAALAQWLIAAGMAPERYIASQGTVLGRAGRVHIERDAQGEIWVGGASVTCVDGSVRL; via the coding sequence ATGCAAGACCGCCTCTTCAAGCAAGTCGACGTCTTCACCGCAGTGCCCTACCTCGGCAACCCGGTCGCCGTGGTGCTGGACGCGCAAGGCCTGGCCACCGAGGAGATGCAGCAGTTCACGCGCTGGACCAACCTCTCGGAAGCCACTTTCCTGCTGCCGCCCACGCACCCGGAAGCCGACTACCGCGTGCGCATCTTCTACCCGTCCGCCGAACTGCCTTTCGCCGGGCATCCGACCCTGGGCAGCTGCCACGCCTGGCTGGAAGCCGGCGGCAAGCCCAAGGGCGAGTACGTGGTGCAGGAGTGCGGCGTCGGGCTGGTGAAGCTGAAGCGCGATGGCAGTCGCCTCGCCTTCGCCGCGCCGCCGCTGCGCCGCGGCGGTCCGCTGGATGACAGCGACGTCGACCTCATCGCCCGCGGCCTCGGCGTTCCGCGGAGTGACATCGTCGCCCACGCCTGGTGCGACAACGGACCCAAGTGGCGCGGCGTCATGCTCAAGTCCGCGGAACAGGTGCTGGCACTCAAGCCCGATGGCGCCGTGCTCGCCGGCCTGGACGTCGGCGTGATCGGCCCGCGCGGCAAGGTGGGCGTGGTCGCGCCACGCGGTAACGACTGCGCCTTCGAAGTGCGCGCCTTCTTCCCCGCCAACAACGGCATGGGCGAAGACCCGGTCACCGGCAGCCTCAATGCGGCGCTCGCCCAGTGGCTGATCGCTGCCGGCATGGCGCCCGAACGCTACATCGCCAGTCAGGGCACGGTCCTGGGCCGGGCCGGGCGCGTGCACATCGAGCGCGACGCACAGGGCGAGATCTGGGTGGGCGGCGCGTCCGTCACCTGCGTCGATGGCAGCGTGAGGCTTTGA
- a CDS encoding LysE family translocator, with translation MLHVGEVAWFALAALVLVLTPGPNMIYCVSRSLAQGPRAGLVSLGGVLLGFLAHLVAATLGLTALLLAVPIAFDALRIAGAAYLLWLAWEAVRPGGSTPFQPRALPIDSTAKLFRMGLLTNVLNPKVAIFYLSFFPQFLHPERGNVAWQALQLGAIQILTSGAVNALLVLGAGRISSFLARSRGWLRAQRWVMGTVLGLLAARIALLEQK, from the coding sequence ATGCTGCATGTCGGCGAAGTCGCCTGGTTCGCGCTGGCAGCGCTGGTGCTGGTGCTGACGCCTGGCCCCAACATGATCTACTGCGTCTCGCGCTCGCTGGCACAAGGGCCGCGCGCCGGCCTGGTGTCGCTGGGCGGCGTGCTGCTCGGTTTCCTCGCGCACCTGGTGGCCGCGACCCTGGGCCTCACCGCGCTGCTGCTCGCGGTGCCGATCGCGTTCGACGCGCTGCGCATCGCGGGCGCTGCCTACCTGCTGTGGCTGGCCTGGGAGGCCGTGCGCCCGGGTGGCAGCACGCCCTTCCAGCCGCGCGCGTTGCCGATCGACTCGACGGCGAAGCTGTTCCGCATGGGCCTGCTCACGAACGTGCTGAACCCGAAGGTCGCGATCTTCTACCTGTCGTTCTTCCCGCAGTTCCTGCATCCGGAACGCGGCAACGTGGCCTGGCAGGCGCTACAGCTGGGCGCCATCCAGATCCTCACCAGCGGCGCCGTCAACGCGCTGCTGGTGCTCGGGGCCGGCCGCATCAGCAGCTTCCTCGCACGGAGCCGCGGCTGGCTACGGGCCCAACGCTGGGTGATGGGAACCGTGCTGGGCCTGCTGGCCGCCCGCATCGCCTTGCTGGAGCAGAAATGA
- a CDS encoding threonine dehydratase — protein MNFTRAEVESAQATVHAVMPPTPQYAWPLLRERLGMPVWVKHENHTPAGAFKLRGGLTYFESLARREPKLRGVISATRGNHGQSVGFSARKHGLQATIVVPHGNSVEKNAAMRALGAELLEHGDDFQAAREHAIALAGRQGLHMVPSFDRDLVRGVMTYWVEFFQSFAPGEEPGVVYVPIGQGSGFCAAAAGRAYTGARSKLVGVVSAHATTYLDSFRAKRVVEAPVTTQLADGMACRIADAEALEVVLREADDVVTVTDDEVAAAMRLLFAATHNVAEGAGAAALAAAIQQRGRTKSQAVGVPITGGNVDTEVFARVLANGT, from the coding sequence ATGAATTTCACGCGCGCAGAAGTCGAATCCGCGCAGGCCACGGTGCACGCCGTGATGCCGCCGACCCCGCAATATGCCTGGCCGCTGCTGCGCGAACGCCTCGGCATGCCGGTTTGGGTGAAGCACGAGAACCACACGCCCGCCGGCGCCTTCAAACTGCGCGGCGGCCTCACCTACTTCGAGTCGCTCGCGCGGCGCGAGCCGAAGCTGCGCGGCGTGATCTCCGCCACCCGCGGCAACCACGGCCAGTCGGTGGGCTTCAGCGCACGCAAGCATGGCCTGCAGGCCACCATCGTCGTGCCGCACGGCAACTCGGTGGAGAAGAACGCCGCCATGCGCGCGCTGGGCGCCGAGTTGCTGGAACACGGCGACGATTTCCAGGCCGCGCGCGAGCATGCGATCGCGCTGGCCGGGCGGCAAGGCCTGCACATGGTGCCGTCCTTCGACCGCGACCTGGTGCGCGGCGTGATGACTTACTGGGTGGAGTTCTTCCAGAGCTTCGCGCCCGGTGAAGAGCCGGGCGTGGTCTACGTTCCGATCGGCCAGGGCTCGGGCTTCTGCGCCGCGGCGGCCGGCCGTGCGTACACCGGCGCCCGCAGCAAGCTGGTCGGCGTCGTGTCCGCGCATGCGACGACCTACCTGGACTCCTTCCGCGCCAAGCGCGTGGTGGAAGCGCCCGTCACGACGCAACTGGCCGACGGCATGGCTTGCCGCATCGCCGACGCCGAGGCGCTGGAAGTCGTGCTGCGCGAAGCCGATGACGTGGTCACGGTCACCGACGATGAAGTCGCCGCGGCCATGCGCCTTCTGTTCGCTGCCACCCACAACGTCGCCGAAGGCGCCGGCGCGGCCGCCCTGGCGGCGGCCATCCAGCAACGGGGCCGGACGAAGTCGCAGGCGGTCGGCGTGCCGATCACCGGCGGCAACGTCGACACCGAAGTCTTCGCGCGCGTTCTTGCGAACGGAACGTGA
- a CDS encoding histidine phosphatase family protein: MGTLYLVRHGQASFGADDYDQLSELGERQSVRLGEYFAERGIRFDGLIAGTLRRHKQTLAGILRGMQHAGEHLAWDGLNEYDADAVIAAIHPEKLEKPSSPELVKHHFRLLRDGLAQWMAGATSPAGMPSWAEFSAGVAGALDHVRAKHYGQNVLVVTSGGPIATAVSQVLGAPAQATIDLNLRIRNTGVTEFAFTPKRHMLVGFNAIPHLDAPAYKDWVTYA, translated from the coding sequence ATGGGCACGCTCTATCTCGTCCGCCACGGCCAGGCCTCCTTCGGCGCCGACGACTATGACCAGCTCAGCGAACTCGGCGAGCGGCAAAGCGTCCGCCTCGGCGAATACTTCGCCGAGCGCGGCATCCGTTTCGATGGCCTGATCGCCGGCACCTTGCGCCGCCACAAGCAGACGCTGGCCGGCATCCTGCGCGGCATGCAGCACGCCGGCGAGCACCTCGCCTGGGACGGCCTCAACGAATACGACGCCGATGCGGTCATCGCGGCCATCCACCCGGAGAAGCTGGAGAAACCCAGCTCGCCGGAGCTGGTGAAGCACCATTTCCGCCTGCTGCGCGACGGCCTCGCGCAATGGATGGCAGGCGCCACCTCACCCGCTGGCATGCCCTCCTGGGCCGAGTTCAGCGCCGGCGTGGCCGGCGCGCTGGACCACGTGCGCGCCAAACACTACGGCCAGAACGTGCTCGTGGTCACCAGCGGCGGCCCCATCGCCACCGCCGTCAGCCAGGTGCTCGGCGCCCCGGCGCAGGCCACCATCGACCTGAACCTGCGCATCCGCAACACCGGCGTCACCGAGTTCGCCTTCACGCCCAAGCGCCACATGCTGGTCGGCTTCAACGCCATCCCGCACCTCGACGCGCCGGCCTACAAGGACTGGGTCACCTACGCCTGA
- a CDS encoding VOC family protein translates to MTARTDHLVIGAATLDEGVAWAEATLGVAPGPGGEHPLMGTHNRLLRIATVDYPRAYLEIIAPQPGRQPQQGKRWFDLDDETVRDTLRRHGPRLLHFVANVPDVRAACAALERAGYEHGEVARASRMTQRGLLEWQITVRADGRRLIAGMLPTLIEWGETHPAASMPESGVTLHSLTAWHPLAPELRGAYEAIGLLGVQVKEGPANLCATLDTPRGRVQLQSKGL, encoded by the coding sequence ATGACGGCCCGGACCGACCACCTCGTCATCGGCGCGGCAACGCTGGACGAAGGCGTGGCCTGGGCCGAAGCCACGCTGGGCGTCGCGCCCGGCCCCGGCGGCGAGCACCCGCTGATGGGCACGCACAACCGGCTGCTGCGCATTGCGACCGTCGACTATCCGCGGGCCTATCTCGAGATCATCGCGCCGCAACCCGGGCGGCAGCCGCAACAGGGCAAGCGCTGGTTCGACCTCGACGACGAGACCGTGCGCGACACGCTGCGGCGCCATGGCCCGCGGCTGCTGCACTTCGTCGCCAACGTGCCGGACGTGCGCGCAGCCTGCGCGGCGCTGGAGCGCGCCGGCTACGAACACGGCGAGGTCGCGCGCGCCTCGCGCATGACGCAGCGCGGCTTGCTGGAATGGCAGATCACCGTGCGTGCGGACGGCCGCCGCCTCATCGCCGGCATGCTGCCGACGCTGATCGAATGGGGCGAGACGCATCCGGCCGCGTCGATGCCGGAGTCGGGCGTGACCTTGCACTCGCTCACCGCCTGGCACCCGCTGGCGCCCGAACTGCGCGGCGCCTACGAGGCGATCGGCCTCCTGGGCGTACAGGTCAAGGAAGGCCCCGCCAATCTCTGCGCCACGCTGGACACGCCGCGCGGGCGCGTGCAGCTGCAATCGAAAGGACTGTGA
- a CDS encoding glutathione S-transferase family protein: MKFWGRISSINVRKVVLTAQLLGIPFERVDAGAAFGIVQTPEYKAQNPNSLVPLLDEEDGFTLWESNVIVRYLCAQHPQQGLYPQDLRQRFDAERWMDWQQTTLNGAGREAFIQLIRTPADKRRPEAIDASIAATEPLLAMLDAHLAKQPFMAGAQLTMADIPIACEMHRWWGLPLEFPQRPHLRRWYDGIRALPAARGALDVPLS; encoded by the coding sequence ATGAAGTTCTGGGGCCGCATCTCCTCCATCAACGTGCGCAAGGTCGTGCTCACGGCGCAGCTGCTGGGCATCCCGTTCGAGCGGGTCGACGCCGGCGCCGCCTTCGGCATCGTGCAGACGCCGGAGTACAAGGCGCAGAACCCAAACTCGCTGGTGCCGCTGCTGGACGAAGAGGACGGCTTCACGCTGTGGGAGTCGAACGTGATCGTGCGCTACTTGTGCGCGCAGCATCCGCAGCAGGGCCTGTACCCGCAGGACCTGCGGCAGCGCTTCGACGCCGAACGCTGGATGGACTGGCAGCAGACGACGCTGAACGGCGCCGGCCGCGAAGCCTTCATCCAGTTGATCCGCACGCCCGCCGACAAGCGCCGGCCGGAAGCGATCGATGCCTCCATCGCGGCGACCGAGCCCTTGCTGGCCATGCTCGACGCGCACCTGGCGAAGCAGCCCTTCATGGCAGGCGCGCAACTGACCATGGCCGACATCCCCATCGCCTGCGAGATGCACCGCTGGTGGGGCCTGCCGCTGGAGTTCCCGCAGCGACCGCACCTGCGGCGCTGGTACGACGGCATCCGCGCCCTGCCCGCCGCGCGCGGTGCGCTCGACGTTCCCCTGAGCTGA